GAACAGCGCGTGCTCGGCACCGGCGCTCCGCTCGACGAGCAGGAACTGCGCGCGTACTGGGAAAAGACACGCGCCTCGTACCGCTGGCCCGCCCGTGTCGCGTTCTCGGAGATCCACTCGTACAACGAGAAGGTGGCGGCGCAACTGCTCGACAGCGTGCGCGCCGGAATCGATTTCAACGAACTGGCCGCGCGACACACCAAACGCACGGGTATGTTCGGCAGCAGGGGCTCCTGGGGCATGGTGCCCGTCGATAAAAACGATCTGTCGAAGGAGGCCGCGAAGCTGCCCGTCGGAGCCGTCTCCGGGGTGATCACGGAAGCCCCCGGCGCTTCGATTCTCAAGGTCGACGGCAAGGATGTCGCGCGCGAAAAAACGTTTGACGAGGCGCGCAGTGAAGCAGCCGCCAAGCTCCGCGAGGAACAGTCGTCGCGCCGCATGCGCGAGTGGCTGCAGTCGCTCCGCGCGAAATACGGCGTGCGCCAGTTCCCCGATCATCTCAAGAACGCGTTCGCGCGTGTCGGCGAGGCATCGTGACCGCCGCCGGCCGCGCATCCACGAGGCAGTACTCATGAAACTCCAGAATCGAATCATCGTTTGTGCGGCGCTCACAGCGATTGCCGCCGCCCTGCTCGCGTTCACCCCCGCTCCCGCGCAGGCGCAATCCGGCAAGCGTATCGACGGCATCGTCGCGTGGGTCGGAGGCGAAATCATCACGCTGTCCGAACTCGATATGCAGATGATCCGCCTCGCGCTGCGCAGCCGCATCGATGTGAACGACAAGGAGCTCCGGCGCCGCGTTCTCGACGACATGATCAGCCGCAAGCTCATCCTCGCGCAGGCCGAACTCGACAGTGTCACCGTGTCGGAGGAGCAGGTCACCGCGCAGCTCGAGGAACAGATCCGCATGTACACGCAGAACTACGGATCCGTGCAAAAACTCGAGGAGGCGGCGGGCATGACCGTCGCGCAGATGAAACGCGAGTTCCGCGACGACATCCGCAAGAATCTCATGATCGAGAATCTGCAGCGCGAACGCATCGGTCCGGTATCCGTCACCAACCGCGAGGTCGAGGAGTTTTTCCGGGTGTACAAGGATTCGCTGCCGCAGGTGCCCGAGCAGGTGCAACTGCGACAGATCACCGTGTTTCCCCGTGTGCTCGACGTGTTCAAGGATGCGGCGCGCGCCAAGGCGGTGTCGATACTCGACAGTCTGACGGGCGGAGCCGATTTTGCCGAACTCGCGCGCCGCAACAGCGACGACCCCGGATCGGCCGTCAAGGGTGGCGATCTCGGCGAGGCGCGGCGCGGATTTTTTGTCCGTGATTTCGAGGAGGCGGTCTTCGCCCTGAAACCGGGTGAAACCTCGGGCATTGTCGAAACGGAATTCGGTTTCCATATCATACGGCTGCTCGAACGCCGCGGAGAGCTGGTGCGCCCCGCGCACATTCTCGTGCGTGTGCAGAAGACGGGCGAGTCCGACGATGCCGCCAAGCTGGTGTTGAAGGATCTGCGCGCGCGTATTCTCGCGGGCGAGGATTTTGCGGCAGTCGCCAAGGAACATTCTCAGGACGCGAACTCGCGCTCCGCCGGGGGCGACATGGGTCTGCTTGAAGTGGGCCAGCTCGGCGACGAGATGCGCGTCATTCAGCAGAATCTCGAGCCGGGTCAGATGTGTGAACCGACCCGCGTCACCGTCGGCACCGAATACGCCTTTTTGATCGTGCGTCTCGAATCGCGCATTCCGCCGCACGCGCCGACGCTGAAGGACGATTATTCGCGCATCGCGGGCTATGCGCGCATCTTCAAACAGAACAAACTGTACACCGACTGGATCGAGAGCATCAAGGGATCCGTCACATGGAAAGTCAATCTGTGAACCGCGTGCGCCGCACGCAGGGATCGGCTCGTACGTCCGGTCCGACGGAAGGGAAGCGCGCCGCATGAGCGTGAGCCCCGATCCGATCCGGTCGCCGTATCACATCGTCTTCGAAGAATACGACCTCGACAACGGACTCCATGTGATACTGCATCGCGACACGTCGCTGCCGATAGTCGCGGTGAACGTGTGGTATCATGTCGGATCGAAAAACGAGCGCGAGGGCAAGACCGGTTTTGCGCATCTGTTCGAACACATGATGTTTCAGGGATCCGCCAACGTGCCTCCCAACGGACATTTCCAGTACGTGCAACAGGCCGGCGGCACGCTGAACGGATCAACCACCTTCGACCGCACGAATTATTACGAGACGCTGCCCGCCCATCAACTGGAACTCGGGCTCTGGCTCGAGGCCGACCGCATGCGCAGTCTGCGCCTCGACGAACAGACGCTCGAAACACAGCGCAACGTCGTGATGGAGGAGCGCCGCAGCAGGTACGACAATCAGCCCTACGGCACGATGTTCGAGGAACTGCTCACGCGCGCGTACAAACTGCAGCCGTACCGTTGGCCCACCATCGGCAGCATGACCGACATCCGCAACGCGACGCTCGACGACGTGCGCGCGTTCCACGCCATGTATTATCAGCCGCGCAACGCGAGCCTGTGCATCGCGGGCGATATCGATTTCGACACGGCGCGGCGCCTTGTGGAGCGGCATTTTGCGGACATCCCCTCGAACGACGGTGACATCTATCGGCCTTGGGTGCATGAACAGCGCCAGCATTTTCAGGTCCGCGATTTTGTGTACGACGCGGTGCCGTTGCCGGCCTTTCTCGCGGCCATGCACATCCCGCCCCTGGCGGGTGACGAGTTTCCGGCGCTGTACCTGCTCGCCACCATCCTCACGCACGGGGCGAGTTCGCGCCTGTACCGGCGGCTCGTGCACGACGAGTGTATCGCGCAGACGGTCTATTCCGGCGCGCTCGGCCTCGAACTGCCCGGCCTTTTCATGATCCGCGCCGGCGCGCAGCAGGGTGTGGATCTCGACGAAATCGAGGACGCGATCTTCGACACACTCGCCAAGGTGCGTGAACAGGGTGTTACCGAGGCCGAACTCGAGAAGGCAAAAAACGGCCTCGAGGCAATGACCATCAGCGACCTCGCGTCGGTGCAGTCGCGGGCCGACGGACTGAATTCCGCACGGATACTTCTCGGTGACGCCTCGCATGTCAACAGCGATCTGCCGCGCCTGCAGGCCGTAACGGCCGACGAGGTGCAGCGTGTCGCGAACGCATATCTGGTCGAGGAGAATTCGACCGTCCTGCACTACCTTCCCTGGCCGGGCGAGGTTCCCGCGTGAAGCCGCTCGCCCTCGAATCGTTCACGCTCGCGAACGGCCTGCGCGTTGCGCTGCATCCGCGGCGCGACCTGCCCATCGTGTGCCTGACCATCGCCTACAACGTGGGCTCGAAGGACGAGACACCCGGCCGCACGGGATTTGCGCACCTCTTCGAACATCTCATGTTCGACGGCTCGGCGAATGTGCCGCGCGGACAGTTCGACCGGCTCTGCGAAGCCGCGGGCGGACACAACAACGCCTACACCCACGAGGACAAAACCGTCTACTACATGATGCTTCCCGCGCATCAGGCCGAACTCGGTTTGTGGCTCGAATCGGACCGGCTGCTCGCGCTCGGTTTGACCGAGGAGGGCTTCGAGACGCAGCGCAGCGTGGTGATGGAGGAGAAGCTGCAGCGTGTCGACAATCAGCCCTACGGCGCATGGGAGACGCGCATGTCGGAACTGTTGTACCCCGGACACCCGTACGGGCATCCCGTCATCGGTTCGATGGAGGATCTCGCGGCGGCGACCATCGAGGATGTCGCGGACTTCCATCGCGCGTATTACCGGCCCGACAACGCCGCGCTGGTGCTCGCGGGCGACTTCGACACCGATCACATCGCGCGGCAGGTGGAGCGCTGGTTCGGTCCCATTCCATCCGGCGCGGGGCGCGAGCGCATCCCCCTGAACGGCGGCGCACCCGCGGAACGCGCGCGCGAGACGACTCCCGACGCCGTGCCCCTGCCCGGCGTCTTTCTCGGCTGGCGCATCCCCCCCGAGCGCGACGACGCCTTCCCCGCGGCCGATCTGGTCTCGGACGTGCTCGGCAGCGGCGACACGTCGCGCCTGCACAACGTGCTCGTCCACGAGCGGCGCATCGCCGACCAGGCCTCGGCCTTCGTCGACGCGCGCCGCGGCGACAGCATGCTCGTCGCCTACGCCAGCGCCACGCAGGGGGTCGACGCCCCGACGCTGGAGGACGCCCTGCGCGGCGAAATCGCGCGACTCGCCGACAAGGGAGTAACGGATCTTGAAATCCGTAAATTGCGCAACCGCGTCGAGGCGCTCACGAGCCAGCAGCTTCAGTCGCTGCATTCCTGCGCCGACCGCATCGCGCATCACGCGCTGTTCGACAACGATCCCGCGGCCGTCAACGCGCAGCTTCAACGCTACCTCGACGTGGATGCCGCGAAGATCCGCGAGGCCGCGCGCGCCTTGCACGACGCGGGGCGCGACGTCGCGCTCCACTTCATCCCCGACACGCGCGAGGCGGCCGAGTAGCGGCGCCTTTCCGACGACAAAAATCAGCACGGAACACCATATGGACACGATCGACAGGACACGACCGCCGCAGCCCGGCCCCCCGAAGGACGTCGCCTTTCCCGACTACTTTGAAACCGTGCTGCCGAACGGCATGAAGCTCATCGTGTACGAAAGGCACGAATTTCCCACCGTCACCGTGAGTCTCGTGGCGCGCGGCGGCACCGCCTGCGACGGCGCAACACCCGGACTCGCTTCGATGACCTCGGAACTGCTCACCAAGGGCGCGGGCGGCCGCGACGCGGTGCGCCTCGCGGAGGACATCGAATCGCTCGGCGGATCACTCGCGGCGGGCGCGGGGTGGGACAGCAGCAACGCGGGTGTCACCATTCTCAGCCGCCACTTCGGCGAGGCCATGGACATCCTCGCGGACGTCGTGCGCAGGCCGACCTTCCCCGCGGACGAACTCGACGCCGCGCGCGAGAAGCGCATCGCCGCCATCATGCAGCGGAAGGCCAATCCGTCGACACTCGCGCTCAACCGTTTCCATCAGGCCGTGTACGGGAAGCACCCCTATGCCTCGCCGCAGGAAGGCACCGAGGACTCGATCCGCGCCCTCGAAAGCGACGCAATGGCGGCTTTCCATCACACAATCTTCCAGCCCGCGAACACGTTTCTCATCGCCGTCGGCGACACCGATCCGGCATGGATGACCGACATGTGCACGCGGCTCTACGGCGACTGGTCCAATGATGTGCCCGTGCCGGATGCCGTCCCCGCTCCCGCGATGAACGAGGGCATCGCCGTCCACGTCGTCGACAGACCCAGCGCGGTGCAGTCGTCCATCGTCGTCGGGCATGTCGGCATCGACCGGCGCAATCCCGACTACATCCCAGTGACTGTCATGAACACCCTGTTCGGCGGGTATTTCGGCGCGCGCCTCAACATGAACCTGCGC
This window of the Ignavibacteriota bacterium genome carries:
- a CDS encoding peptidylprolyl isomerase is translated as MKLQNRIIVCAALTAIAAALLAFTPAPAQAQSGKRIDGIVAWVGGEIITLSELDMQMIRLALRSRIDVNDKELRRRVLDDMISRKLILAQAELDSVTVSEEQVTAQLEEQIRMYTQNYGSVQKLEEAAGMTVAQMKREFRDDIRKNLMIENLQRERIGPVSVTNREVEEFFRVYKDSLPQVPEQVQLRQITVFPRVLDVFKDAARAKAVSILDSLTGGADFAELARRNSDDPGSAVKGGDLGEARRGFFVRDFEEAVFALKPGETSGIVETEFGFHIIRLLERRGELVRPAHILVRVQKTGESDDAAKLVLKDLRARILAGEDFAAVAKEHSQDANSRSAGGDMGLLEVGQLGDEMRVIQQNLEPGQMCEPTRVTVGTEYAFLIVRLESRIPPHAPTLKDDYSRIAGYARIFKQNKLYTDWIESIKGSVTWKVNL
- a CDS encoding insulinase family protein codes for the protein MSVSPDPIRSPYHIVFEEYDLDNGLHVILHRDTSLPIVAVNVWYHVGSKNEREGKTGFAHLFEHMMFQGSANVPPNGHFQYVQQAGGTLNGSTTFDRTNYYETLPAHQLELGLWLEADRMRSLRLDEQTLETQRNVVMEERRSRYDNQPYGTMFEELLTRAYKLQPYRWPTIGSMTDIRNATLDDVRAFHAMYYQPRNASLCIAGDIDFDTARRLVERHFADIPSNDGDIYRPWVHEQRQHFQVRDFVYDAVPLPAFLAAMHIPPLAGDEFPALYLLATILTHGASSRLYRRLVHDECIAQTVYSGALGLELPGLFMIRAGAQQGVDLDEIEDAIFDTLAKVREQGVTEAELEKAKNGLEAMTISDLASVQSRADGLNSARILLGDASHVNSDLPRLQAVTADEVQRVANAYLVEENSTVLHYLPWPGEVPA
- a CDS encoding insulinase family protein, whose protein sequence is MKPLALESFTLANGLRVALHPRRDLPIVCLTIAYNVGSKDETPGRTGFAHLFEHLMFDGSANVPRGQFDRLCEAAGGHNNAYTHEDKTVYYMMLPAHQAELGLWLESDRLLALGLTEEGFETQRSVVMEEKLQRVDNQPYGAWETRMSELLYPGHPYGHPVIGSMEDLAAATIEDVADFHRAYYRPDNAALVLAGDFDTDHIARQVERWFGPIPSGAGRERIPLNGGAPAERARETTPDAVPLPGVFLGWRIPPERDDAFPAADLVSDVLGSGDTSRLHNVLVHERRIADQASAFVDARRGDSMLVAYASATQGVDAPTLEDALRGEIARLADKGVTDLEIRKLRNRVEALTSQQLQSLHSCADRIAHHALFDNDPAAVNAQLQRYLDVDAAKIREAARALHDAGRDVALHFIPDTREAAE
- a CDS encoding insulinase family protein: MDTIDRTRPPQPGPPKDVAFPDYFETVLPNGMKLIVYERHEFPTVTVSLVARGGTACDGATPGLASMTSELLTKGAGGRDAVRLAEDIESLGGSLAAGAGWDSSNAGVTILSRHFGEAMDILADVVRRPTFPADELDAAREKRIAAIMQRKANPSTLALNRFHQAVYGKHPYASPQEGTEDSIRALESDAMAAFHHTIFQPANTFLIAVGDTDPAWMTDMCTRLYGDWSNDVPVPDAVPAPAMNEGIAVHVVDRPSAVQSSIVVGHVGIDRRNPDYIPVTVMNTLFGGYFGARLNMNLREQKGYTYGAHSRFDGRMAAGPFSAGADVRNDVTDAAIEEILKEMQRLRDEDVSTEELANVQRYITGSFPLQIETPLHVAQRIVSIEMFQLGKTYYNTYNSRVMAVTPDDIRRVARTYLHPDNARIVAAGRGSLLQNTLARFGTVDVFHADGHPLPTHDIKGD